The DNA sequence TAGGTGAGCTACCAGGCTGAGTACATCTGGATCGACGGTACCGAGCCGACCGCGATGCTGCGCTGCAAGACCAAGGTCCTCGCCGACGGCAAGGAGCCCCCCATCTGGGGCTTCGACGGCTCGAGCACGAACCAGGCCCCCGGCAGCAACTCCGACTGCGTCCTCCAGCCCGTGTTCGTCGTCCCCGACCCGCTCCGCGGCGGCAACAACATCCTCGTCCTCTGCGAGGTGCTGCTCACCGACTTCACGCCGCACGCGACGAACACCCGCGCCAAGTGCGTCGAGGTCGCCGAGCGCTACGCCGACCAGGAGCCGATGTTCGGGATCGAACAGGAGTACACCTTCTTCAAGGACGGCCGCCCCCTCGGCTGGCCCGAGGTCGGCTACCCGGCCCCGCAGGGCCCCTACTACTGCGGCGTCGGCGGCCAGTACATGGTCGGGCGCGAGATCGTCGAGCGCCACACCGCCGCCTGCATCGAGGCGGGTCTCGGCATCGAGGGCACCAACGCCGAGGTGATGAAGGGGCAGTGGGAGTTCCAGATCGGAATCCTCGCCCCGCCGGCGATCGGCGACCACCTCTGGATCGCGCGCTGGCTGCTGCTGCGCATCGCCGAGGACTACGGGGTGCAGGCGAGCTTCGCGGCCAAGCCGATCCCCGGCGACTGGAACGGCGCCGGCGCGCACACGAACTTCTCGACCAAGGCGATGCGCGAGGGATACGACCCGATCATCGCCGCCTGCGAGGCGATCGGGAAGCGCGTCGACGAGCACATCGAGAACTACGGCTACGGCCTGAAGGACCGCCTCACCGGTGCCCACGAGACCGCCCACTGGAGCGAGTTCTCCTACGGCGCCTCCGACCGTGGCGCCTCGATCCGGATCCCGTGGCAGGTCGAGCGGGACAAGAAGGGCTACCTCGAGGACCGTCGCCCGAACGCGAACGTCGACCCCTACGTCGTCTCGCGCCTCATCACCGAGACGGTCTGCAGCGCGGCGGCCGGCTGAGCCGCCCCCGCTAGCCGTCTCGCGACGAGCCCCCCTGCCGCTTTGGGCAGGGGGGCTCGCGCACTCCTAGCATCGCCACCACCGAGGCGAGCAGGAGGTAGCGATGCAACTGGCGACGATCAGGGCGGCGGACGGGACGCGGGCGGTGCGGCGGGAGGGTGACGACCTCGTGCTCCTGAAGGCGCCGAGCGTGAAGGAGCTCCTCGAGGCCGACTCGCTCGAGGCCGCGGCGCACGACGAGGCCGGGGGCTCGGTGGCGCTCGCGGCGGCGGACTTCGCGCCGCTCATCCCCCGCCCCGAGAAGATCCTCTGCGTCGGCCTCAACTACCGGAGCCACATCCTCGAGACCGGCAACCAGCTCCCTGACTACCCGACCTTCTTCGCCAAGTTCTCGCGCGCGCTGATCGGCGCGCAGGACGACATCGTGCTCCCGCACGTCGCGACGGGCCCTGACTGGGAGGTCGAGCTCGGCGTCGTCGTCGGGCGGGCGGTCCGCCACGCCGGCCTCGAGGAGGCGCGCGCCGCGATCGCCGGTTACACGATCGTGAACGACATCACGATGCGCGACTGGCAGCGGCGCACGCTGCAGTGGCTGCAGGGCAAGACCTTCGAGCAGACGACGCCGGTCGGGCCCTTCCTCGTCACCGGCGACGAGGTCGGCGACGCCCTCGACCTCGAGGTGCGCTGCGAGGTCGAGGGCGAGGTGATGCAGCAGGACCGCACCTCCGAGCTCGTCTTCGGGCCGGCCGAGTGCGTCGCCTACGCGAGCGACATCATCACCTTGGAGCCCGGCGACCTCATCTCCACCGGCACCACCGGCGGGGTCGGCTGGGCGCGCACCCCCCCGGTCTTCCTGAAGGCCGGCCAGCAGGTGCGCACCGTGGTCGAGGGCCTCGGGGAGTGCGTCAACACCTGCGTCGACGAGGAGCGCTGAGCGACAGCGAGCGCGCCGCGGGCGCGGAAAGCGAGGAACGGTGCTGGAGTACGAGGGGCAGATCGCGGAGGGCATGCGGTACGCGGGCGACAAGGGTGACCTCGTCGACGCCTACTACGCCCGCCCGCTCGGAGAGGGCCCTTTCCCCGGGGTCGTCGTCATCCACCACAATCCCGGCTGGGACGAGGCGACCAAGGAGATCACCCGCAAGTTCGCGCACCACGGCTCTGCGGCGATCGCCCCGCACCTGTTCACGCGGGAAGGCAGGGGGACGACCAACCCCGAGGACGCCTCGGCGGCGGCGCGCGCCGCGGGCGGCGTCCCCGATGCGCAGGTACTCGGCGACATCGACGCCGCGGTCGCCCTGCTGCGGGCCCAGCCCTACTGCAACGGCCTGGTCGGCGCGATCGGTTACTGCTCCGGCGGCCGCCAGAGCTACCTCGTCGCCTGCAAACTCGCCGTTGACGCCGTCGTCGACTGTTACGGCGGCTCGGTCGTCGCAATCGGCGACGTGAACCCCGCACGCCCGCCGGTGATCGACGAGACGTCGGGGATCAGCTGCCCGCTGCTGCTGCTCTTCGGCGAGGAGGACCGTAACCCCTCCCCCGAGCACCGCGAGCTCACGGAGGCCGCGCTGAAGGCGGCGGGGAAGGACTACACCGCCCACAGCTACCCCGATGCCGGCCACGGCTTCTTCTCCGTCGATGTCCCCGGCTACCGGGTGGCAGCGGCGACCGACGGCTGGGAGCGGATCTTCACTTTCTTCGGCCAGCACCTCGGGCGGTCCTGAGATGTGCACCTGGGTGACGATGTCCACCGAGGTCGCCGGCAGTGGCAAGGGACCCGAGGGGCGCTGGATCAACCTCACCGACGCCCACGTCTACTTCGACCACCCGCAGCACTCGGTGATGAACCACGCACTGATCGTCGACTTCGTCGACACCGCTGCGGGACCGGGCGCGCGCCTCGCTGTCGAGCTGAACACCGAGTCGGCCCGGCGGCTGGTCGGTGCCATCGAGGCGGCGCTCGCCGCCGTCGAGCCGGAGGTCCTCGAGGACTGCTGAGCACCAGAGCGCCCACGACCCCGAAGGGCCGTGGGGCGCTCAACCGCCCGGTCGCCGGGGCCGGACTACTTCTTCTTGGTGCAGACCTGCACGGTCACGACCCGCTTGGTCACGACGGGGACCGGCTTCCCGCCCTTCAGCACGGTCTGGCGGAACGGGACGGTGCGCTTCTGCGGGGTGCACTTCTCGTTCTTCGGAGTCTTCGGGGCCTTCTTCCGGACGAAGGTGCAGACCTGCACGGTCACGACCCGCTTGGTCACGACGGAGACCGGCTTCCCGCCCTTCAGCACGGTCTGGCGGAGCGAGACGGTGCGCCTCTGCGGGGTGCACTTCTCGTTCTTCGGAGTCTTCGGGGCCTTCTTCAGGACGAAGCGCGTCGACGAGCTCGCCGCTGTGTAGTTCTCGTCGCCGGAATAGCGCGCGGCGACCGCGTAGGTGCCCGCGGCGAGGGTCTTGCGCGTCACACAGCGCGTAACGAACCCCACGGTGAAGCTGCACAAGGTCTTGCCCCGGGCGCTGAAGGTGACGGTCCCGGTGGCGTCGCTCGCCAGCCCGGCGGCGACGAGGGTGATGGCCTTGCCGGTGGCACTCGTGCCGGGGATGGACTCGCTCACGAGGTGCGTCGTCACCGACGTCAGCGTGAAGCCCGTCGTCGCGCTCGCCGACGTGAAGTTGCCGTCACCGGAGTAGGAGGCGGTGACGGGGTAGCTGCCCGCCGCGAGCGTGCTCGCCGTCGAGCAGCTCGACGCGCTCGTCACCTGGTACGAGCAGAGCGTGGTCGAGCCGCTCGTCATCGTCACCGTGCCGGTCGCGCTCGACGCAAGGCCGCCTGCGAAGAGCGTGACGGCCTGGCCGTGCGCCGCGTTGGCGGGGCTCGCCACCGCCGCGAAGCTCGGCGCGGGGTTGCTCGAGACCGTGAACGACGTCGTCGCGGTCGCCGCCAGGAAGGGCGCGCCGGCGGCGGGGGCGTAGGACGCGGTGACCCCGTAGTTTCCGGCGCCGAGCGAGATCGGGCTCGTGCAGCCGTTCGCCGCCCCGATCAGGTAGGAACAGAGCGTCGAGCCATTGGCGCTGAAGGTCACGGTCCCGCTCGCGTCGCTCGGCAACGAGGAGACGGTGAGCACGGTCGCCGAGCCGTAGCTGATCGACGACGGCGTCGCCGCCGCACCCATCGCCGGCGCGCCGGCGGTCGGCGAGAAGACGACGGTCGTCGAGGGGATGAGGGCGCGCTCAACGACCATCTGCAGCGTCGCGTTGGAAGTTTGCTCGTCGAGCTCGGGGATGACCACCGTCGCCGAGCAGGCGCTCGGGGCGGAGATCGGGGTCGTGCAGGTGACGTTGGAGGCGGGCAGGTAGGCGGTAGTGATCCCCGCTCCGGCGATCCGCACCTCGTCGGCGCCCGCTATCGCGAGGAAGTTCGAGCCGCGGACGGTGACCGTGGTGCCCTGGGCGTCCGAACCGCTCGTGGGCGAGACGCTCGCGAGGTTGGGGATCGGGGCCCGCGAGCCCTGCAGCGCGGCGAGCATGCAGACCGACGCCGCGAAGCCGGGCACCGCGTTGCTGCGGGCGGCGACCGGCGACCCGAGGCCAGTGGCCGTGTCGTAGCCGACCGTCGCGAGGTAACCGCCGTTGCTCCCGGTGGTGATGTCGTTGAAGCTGTCCGACCACAGGCTCGAGCCGTTCACGTCCGCTGTGCCGAGCAGCCCGTACAGAGATCCCGAGAGGCCCCCGACGCTGTTCGGCGAGGGGTCGTAGTAACTGCAGTACGAGGAGGTCGTCGTGAGCGCCATGACGGCTGCCCACAAAGGAGCCGAGGCGGACGTGCCCCCGAGACCGATCCAGCCGTTGTAGTACATCGCATAGCCGACGGGGGCGGCGTTTGCCGAGACATCCGGTACCTCGCGGCAGGCCGTCGAGCAGTTCGCGGGGTTCTGGAGCACGGTGGGCTGGTTCGCCGGGACCTGGCCGCCGAAGGAGGCGGAGGGGACGTAGGAGTCAAAGCCGCCACCTCCGGCCTTGGCGGGGGAGGTCTGGTTCCAGGCGCTCTCGGTCCAGCTGGCGGCGGGATAGGTGAGCGACGTGCCACCGACCCCGACCACGTTGTCCTGGTCCGCCGGGTCGTCGACCCCGAGCGTCGCGCCGCCACAGTCGTCTGCCCCGTTGTCGCCGCTCGCTGCGAAGACGGTCTGGTTCTGGGTCTGGGCCTCGGCGAACAGCACCTGCTCGGCCGAGAGCAGCGCCGGCGCGGTGTTCGCCTCGCACTGCCCCCACGAGGTCGTGATGACGCTCGGGCGCGCGCTCCCCGTCGGCGCCCCAGCCGCCCCGCAGCCCGGCGTCCACGAACCGGAGGTGCCGGTGGGTGTCGTCCCGGAGCCGGTGATTGCTGCGAGATAGGCGCAGTACAGGTTCGAGACGGAGTCGGGCGTCTCGGTGTAGACGTCGATCGTGGCCTGGGGTGCGAGGCCCATCACCTGCTCGATGTCGAGGGCGACCTCGTCGTCCTGAGAGGCCAGGATCGGGTTGGGCGAGCCCCCGTCGCTCGAGGTTGACGCGTAGTAGTTCACCGTCGGGGCGATCCCATAACAGACCTCGTAGTGCGCGAGATCGGTCGCGAGGCGGCCGTAGGTGCCCGCTTCGATGACGCCGATCGTCGCCCCTGCGCCGAAGTCCCCCTGGCTGTAGAGGGGGTCCAGGCCGTACGCGGCCGCCACCTGGTCGGCGGTGTAGCCGACGGACATCCCGCTGCACAGCGGCGTCGGCGCTGCGGCGACCGCCGGATGGGCCGCGGCGGTGGCCGGGAGCGCAGAGGTCCGTACGGCGGACTGCACCGGCAGGGCGAGGTCGTCGAGGCCGAGGATGCCCTGCACGCTGGCGCCTCCGACGACCGGGATGCTCGGCGTCTCGGTGGGGCCGAAGGCGGTGCGACCGCTACGGAGGCGGAAGTTGGAGAGCGAGGTGTGGAAGGCCCGCTCCACGGCCGCGACCGTCCCGGCGACGGGGATGCTCAGACGGTTCGCGGCGGCCGCGCCGACACTGAGGCCCGTCGCTGCAAGGGAGCGCTGCATCGAGCGGACGACCGAGAGCGGCGGGGCGAAGCGCGCGGCGAACTGCTCGGGGGTGAGGAATCGGTGATAGCTGGCGGAGTGTGGATCACCGACGGCGCGGGCGTAGGACATCACCGCAGCGGTGCTCGACGGCTTCAGGGCGACCTCGAGCTGGAGGCGGCGGGAGGCGGCGAGCGGCCCGAGCCGGACCGCACCGGACGGGACCTTGGCTAACGAGCTCGGCAGCAGTACTCGCCCGGCGGATGCCGGGACCGCGCTCGCGACGAGGAACGCGCCGCTCATGAAGGTGCCCGCCGCGACCAGCGCGGCTGTGGCGACAACGGAGATACGCCGTGCGCCGCTCATCGGCCTCGAGCCTCTGCGGCCCATCAGCTGATCCTTCCCAGGTGGAGGGCGTTGTGGTCGACCACGACGGTCGCCGAGGCCGAGGGCGAGGCGATGGTGATCGACGTCGGGGTGGTGCCGTGCACGGTGATGGTGATGTTCGCTGCGCCGGGGCCGAAGCTCGGCCAGCTCGAGGGCATCGCCACCCCGGGCGCGACAGCCCTCCACCACCCCGCGTTGCGGGCCCGTGCCGCCTTCTCGGCGCCGAAGAACACCGTGAGCGCATCCGCCTCCACGTCAAGGGGGGCCGGGCCCTCGATCCAGTTCGCCTTCGGGCTCCCGCTGAAGAGCATCACCCCGAGGACGAGCTGGTTCTGACTGAGCGAGAGCCCCTGCGCGGCGAGGGCCGGCGGCACTGGGACGTTGAGCTTCAGGGCTCCCTGCAGCCGCGGCAGCGTCTGCGGGCCGACCTTGCTCGACACCAGCTCGGTCGACACGACGAAGCGCTTCGGTGTCCACCAAAGCGCGTTGGTCGGGTAGCAGGTGACAAGGGCCAGGCCCGCGTCGTTTACGGGGGCGTGTACAACCGCGCCGGGCGCGCTCACCGCTGCCGAAAGCACCTTGAACTCGGCTCGCTCGCAACGCGTGATCCACACGACCGTGGCGCCGGCGCGGATGTGGCCGAGTTGCGCGAAGTAGCTCACGTCGTGCGCCTCGACCATCGCCTCGCCAGGGGCTCCCGGCCAGGGGGCCCCGGTAACGTGACCGACGGCGACGTTCAGGACGTTGTCGCCCAGCCCGTCGAGCACCGGGGCGACGAGGCCGAGGCTCGGGACCTCGAGGATTCCGGGGGCGTTGACCGGCTTCGCGGCGCTCCACGGGCTCGTCGGGCAGCTCGAGCTGGCCGTGAGGACGCTCGCGTCGGCGGCGGCGAGCAGTGCTGCGCCACCGGTCGTCGCACGGTGGTTCCACCACAGCGGGTAGCCGACGCCCAGTACCCCGACCACCAGCAGCGCCGCGCCGAGGCCGAGCGCGAGCAAGCGCCGCACCGCCGAACGGAGCCTCATCGTCGGACCCTGCGCCGCCCGAGGCCGAGCAGCGCGCCGCCCGCCAGGAGGACCATCGAGACCAGCAGCCAGTACAGGCTCCCCGACCAGGGCTCACCGGTGTGCGTGGCGGGGATCATCGTCGCACTGGTCCCGACGCGGATCGTGATCCTCGCCACGTTCGAGACCGCCTTGTTGGCGTCGGTCGCGGTGTAGGTGAAGCTCACGATGCCGTGGGTCGAGGGGTAGGGGTAGAAGGAGAGCCGTCCGGACCTGCTGAAGGTCCAGCTGCCGACGTGCCGCGAGGGCCCGGACTTGAGGGTGTAGACGAAGGGCGCCCTGCCCTGTGCGGGCGGGACGGTGACGGCGACGGTGTGCCCGGGGGTCGTCGACGCGCTCGTGTCGAAGGCTGTCGGCTTCACCAGCACCGAGATGAGCGCCGTGGCCGAGAGGTTCCCCGCGCCGTCGATCACCTTGTACTGGCAGTTGGCCGTCCCGGAGTACCTG is a window from the Acidimicrobiales bacterium genome containing:
- a CDS encoding fumarylacetoacetate hydrolase family protein — encoded protein: MQLATIRAADGTRAVRREGDDLVLLKAPSVKELLEADSLEAAAHDEAGGSVALAAADFAPLIPRPEKILCVGLNYRSHILETGNQLPDYPTFFAKFSRALIGAQDDIVLPHVATGPDWEVELGVVVGRAVRHAGLEEARAAIAGYTIVNDITMRDWQRRTLQWLQGKTFEQTTPVGPFLVTGDEVGDALDLEVRCEVEGEVMQQDRTSELVFGPAECVAYASDIITLEPGDLISTGTTGGVGWARTPPVFLKAGQQVRTVVEGLGECVNTCVDEER
- a CDS encoding dienelactone hydrolase family protein, coding for MLEYEGQIAEGMRYAGDKGDLVDAYYARPLGEGPFPGVVVIHHNPGWDEATKEITRKFAHHGSAAIAPHLFTREGRGTTNPEDASAAARAAGGVPDAQVLGDIDAAVALLRAQPYCNGLVGAIGYCSGGRQSYLVACKLAVDAVVDCYGGSVVAIGDVNPARPPVIDETSGISCPLLLLFGEEDRNPSPEHRELTEAALKAAGKDYTAHSYPDAGHGFFSVDVPGYRVAAATDGWERIFTFFGQHLGRS
- a CDS encoding sortase, producing the protein MRLRSAVRRLLALGLGAALLVVGVLGVGYPLWWNHRATTGGAALLAAADASVLTASSSCPTSPWSAAKPVNAPGILEVPSLGLVAPVLDGLGDNVLNVAVGHVTGAPWPGAPGEAMVEAHDVSYFAQLGHIRAGATVVWITRCERAEFKVLSAAVSAPGAVVHAPVNDAGLALVTCYPTNALWWTPKRFVVSTELVSSKVGPQTLPRLQGALKLNVPVPPALAAQGLSLSQNQLVLGVMLFSGSPKANWIEGPAPLDVEADALTVFFGAEKAARARNAGWWRAVAPGVAMPSSWPSFGPGAANITITVHGTTPTSITIASPSASATVVVDHNALHLGRIS
- a CDS encoding protease pro-enzyme activation domain-containing protein → MSGARRISVVATAALVAAGTFMSGAFLVASAVPASAGRVLLPSSLAKVPSGAVRLGPLAASRRLQLEVALKPSSTAAVMSYARAVGDPHSASYHRFLTPEQFAARFAPPLSVVRSMQRSLAATGLSVGAAAANRLSIPVAGTVAAVERAFHTSLSNFRLRSGRTAFGPTETPSIPVVGGASVQGILGLDDLALPVQSAVRTSALPATAAAHPAVAAAPTPLCSGMSVGYTADQVAAAYGLDPLYSQGDFGAGATIGVIEAGTYGRLATDLAHYEVCYGIAPTVNYYASTSSDGGSPNPILASQDDEVALDIEQVMGLAPQATIDVYTETPDSVSNLYCAYLAAITGSGTTPTGTSGSWTPGCGAAGAPTGSARPSVITTSWGQCEANTAPALLSAEQVLFAEAQTQNQTVFAASGDNGADDCGGATLGVDDPADQDNVVGVGGTSLTYPAASWTESAWNQTSPAKAGGGGFDSYVPSASFGGQVPANQPTVLQNPANCSTACREVPDVSANAAPVGYAMYYNGWIGLGGTSASAPLWAAVMALTTTSSYCSYYDPSPNSVGGLSGSLYGLLGTADVNGSSLWSDSFNDITTGSNGGYLATVGYDTATGLGSPVAARSNAVPGFAASVCMLAALQGSRAPIPNLASVSPTSGSDAQGTTVTVRGSNFLAIAGADEVRIAGAGITTAYLPASNVTCTTPISAPSACSATVVIPELDEQTSNATLQMVVERALIPSTTVVFSPTAGAPAMGAAATPSSISYGSATVLTVSSLPSDASGTVTFSANGSTLCSYLIGAANGCTSPISLGAGNYGVTASYAPAAGAPFLAATATTSFTVSSNPAPSFAAVASPANAAHGQAVTLFAGGLASSATGTVTMTSGSTTLCSYQVTSASSCSTASTLAAGSYPVTASYSGDGNFTSASATTGFTLTSVTTHLVSESIPGTSATGKAITLVAAGLASDATGTVTFSARGKTLCSFTVGFVTRCVTRKTLAAGTYAVAARYSGDENYTAASSSTRFVLKKAPKTPKNEKCTPQRRTVSLRQTVLKGGKPVSVVTKRVVTVQVCTFVRKKAPKTPKNEKCTPQKRTVPFRQTVLKGGKPVPVVTKRVVTVQVCTKKK
- a CDS encoding DUF6295 family protein, with protein sequence MTMSTEVAGSGKGPEGRWINLTDAHVYFDHPQHSVMNHALIVDFVDTAAGPGARLAVELNTESARRLVGAIEAALAAVEPEVLEDC
- the glnII gene encoding glutamine synthetase GlnII, which produces MSYQAEYIWIDGTEPTAMLRCKTKVLADGKEPPIWGFDGSSTNQAPGSNSDCVLQPVFVVPDPLRGGNNILVLCEVLLTDFTPHATNTRAKCVEVAERYADQEPMFGIEQEYTFFKDGRPLGWPEVGYPAPQGPYYCGVGGQYMVGREIVERHTAACIEAGLGIEGTNAEVMKGQWEFQIGILAPPAIGDHLWIARWLLLRIAEDYGVQASFAAKPIPGDWNGAGAHTNFSTKAMREGYDPIIAACEAIGKRVDEHIENYGYGLKDRLTGAHETAHWSEFSYGASDRGASIRIPWQVERDKKGYLEDRRPNANVDPYVVSRLITETVCSAAAG